In Candidatus Cloacimonadaceae bacterium, the following proteins share a genomic window:
- a CDS encoding glycosyltransferase family 9 protein produces MNELRSLIKIPLMLLTWMLYRVKQIITPLEKKDPQMILVLYLSGMGDILCASPFLKRLKDRFPHTELHGCLPVEFVNLQKDFFRFDKYIAHRNYHNTLKQINTGHYDMIIIPGWLMRNSVLALVSNARSIIGYINDLSFSNRYLNSFFLEAVGLKAEKKSQDMRTSHLSERANLILEHFGVSPIRSRDLQIERQFPAEDYTVIHAGAGFEGRRWPEKRFAKVINHLLDTKICAEVRLIGDGFDSDINRRILSILPGRNVIDHAGKINLYQSKEIISKAKLFIGNDSGPMHIAALCGIPSLGLLGPNFPHISGPLGTRSVSVWHIFPCSGCNQRGCAFGYRCMKSITAEEVITAINSLLTDI; encoded by the coding sequence ATGAATGAGCTGCGTTCACTGATTAAAATACCGCTCATGCTGCTCACCTGGATGCTTTATCGGGTGAAACAGATCATTACCCCACTGGAAAAGAAAGATCCCCAAATGATCCTTGTTTTGTATCTCTCCGGCATGGGTGATATCTTGTGCGCGAGCCCTTTTCTGAAAAGGCTTAAGGATAGATTCCCTCATACTGAGCTGCATGGCTGTCTGCCGGTTGAATTCGTCAATCTGCAAAAGGACTTCTTCCGATTTGACAAATACATCGCGCATCGAAACTATCACAATACCCTGAAACAGATCAACACCGGACACTACGACATGATCATCATCCCCGGCTGGCTGATGCGCAATTCCGTGCTGGCGCTCGTCTCAAATGCACGTTCCATTATTGGCTACATCAACGATCTCAGCTTCTCAAACCGCTATCTGAATAGCTTTTTCCTTGAAGCAGTCGGTCTCAAAGCTGAGAAAAAAAGCCAGGATATGCGCACCTCGCACCTCAGCGAAAGGGCGAACCTGATCCTTGAACACTTTGGCGTCTCCCCAATCCGATCCCGCGATCTTCAGATCGAAAGACAATTCCCCGCTGAGGATTATACCGTGATCCATGCCGGTGCCGGATTCGAGGGCAGGAGATGGCCTGAAAAGCGTTTTGCCAAAGTGATCAATCATTTGTTGGATACCAAGATATGCGCGGAAGTGCGGCTCATCGGAGACGGATTTGACAGCGATATTAACCGCCGGATATTGAGCATCCTTCCCGGTAGGAATGTGATCGATCACGCAGGAAAAATAAACCTTTACCAATCCAAGGAAATCATCTCTAAAGCCAAGCTATTCATCGGCAACGATTCAGGGCCAATGCACATCGCCGCGCTTTGTGGGATACCCAGCTTGGGATTATTGGGACCTAATTTTCCCCACATCAGCGGTCCTCTGGGTACGAGGTCCGTTTCCGTGTGGCACATATTTCCCTGTAGCGGCTGCAATCAACGTGGTTGCGCATTTGGCTACCGCTGCATGAAATCCATTACCGCGGAGGAAGTCATTACTGCGATCAACTCACTATTGACGGATATATGA
- a CDS encoding glycosyltransferase family 4 protein translates to MKELKILNIVTRLNIGGVSIHVVQISQMFNSGRYSSIVLYGDVENNEKDMLYLANQYDFPMINLPSMGRSNNPLEDILLIWKVFKVIKKLKPDIVHTHTAKAGFIGRTAAWLAKTPIILHTFHGNNFSGYFGKLMSAFSINAERLLASISTRIIAISEQQRDELIKFRICPKEKTRIIHLGFDFSKITHSASDVGAFKAAYSIASNHKFIAFVGRLTAIKNPHQFIKIASAVLESRQDVVFAFVGDGEMAEELKKEVRRLGFQENIIFTGFIQDLKPLYADLDILLLTSSNEGTPVAIIEAMANRKIVVASRVGGIPNLITHTKSGFLFPPWDTNSFFKTIESILAVPADYLEIAENGYQKITRDYSTQRFKTEMENLLNELTPSS, encoded by the coding sequence ATGAAAGAACTAAAGATACTAAACATCGTTACGAGATTAAACATCGGCGGAGTCTCCATCCACGTAGTGCAGATTTCACAGATGTTCAACAGCGGAAGATATAGCTCGATAGTGCTTTACGGCGACGTGGAGAACAACGAAAAAGACATGCTCTATCTGGCGAATCAATATGACTTTCCGATGATCAATCTTCCGTCGATGGGCAGATCGAACAATCCCCTGGAGGATATACTACTGATCTGGAAAGTCTTTAAGGTCATCAAAAAACTGAAGCCGGACATCGTGCACACCCACACCGCAAAAGCAGGTTTTATTGGCAGAACCGCAGCCTGGCTGGCAAAGACGCCGATCATCCTGCATACCTTTCATGGAAACAATTTCAGCGGATATTTCGGCAAACTGATGAGCGCTTTTTCCATCAATGCTGAACGTCTCTTGGCAAGCATCAGCACCCGCATCATCGCCATCAGCGAACAGCAACGCGATGAATTGATCAAATTCCGCATCTGCCCAAAGGAAAAAACGCGGATCATCCATCTCGGTTTCGATTTCTCCAAGATCACCCACTCCGCAAGCGATGTCGGAGCTTTCAAAGCAGCATACAGCATCGCCTCGAACCATAAGTTCATCGCTTTCGTCGGCAGATTGACTGCGATCAAAAACCCGCATCAGTTCATCAAAATCGCCTCCGCCGTGTTGGAAAGCCGCCAAGACGTCGTTTTCGCCTTCGTGGGCGATGGTGAAATGGCGGAGGAATTGAAAAAGGAAGTGCGGCGGCTTGGCTTTCAGGAAAACATCATTTTCACCGGTTTCATCCAAGATTTGAAACCATTATATGCCGATCTGGATATTTTGCTTTTGACATCAAGCAACGAAGGCACGCCGGTGGCGATTATCGAAGCCATGGCAAACCGCAAGATCGTCGTTGCAAGCAGGGTCGGGGGCATCCCCAATCTCATCACTCACACCAAAAGCGGTTTCCTCTTCCCGCCCTGGGACACCAATAGCTTTTTCAAAACGATAGAATCCATTTTAGCCGTCCCAGCAGATTATCTTGAGATCGCGGAAAACGGTTATCAAAAAATCACTCGCGACTATTCCACCCAGCGATTCAAAACCGAAATGGAAAACCTCCTAAACGAATTGACGCCATCTTCCTGA
- a CDS encoding chitobiase/beta-hexosaminidase C-terminal domain-containing protein, with translation MKTIILIIATMLAILCANAQTLVYYWNFNTGAPGTDQNWTQPIQATTGNGQINFTFTEAYSFTGTTINGVTGESNGGSFAPRGGLDMVNNGAFFTMNVPTTGFENLVLTYPTRRTSTGFTTHEIQYSTDGSNFVTRQTVDISGYENNWVSTQLVTMSFAGVQGSDNNANFKIRIILTGASSAVGNNRFDNIQIVASTQGATALPVFTPPAGIYSAPQNVTITCPTPGAVIYYTTNGTNPTLSSPQYTAPILVSTTTTIKAMAKAPQLDPSQIVTAVYSFAQPISNLSQLRAQTPGDGTIFQITGQVVLTFKQNFRGQKYVQDNGAGVLIDDPSGIITTTYALYDGITGLTGTIARYNNMLQFTPASNPGAPASTGNPVYIPMVTIAQINANIEMYQARLVKIDHVHFVGASGAFANGQNYYLEDASGTIVFRTSFYDVDYIGQNIPTGNFSVVVLANQFNQTPQVTARMLSDWGGVANDDEVLTPASTRLIGNYPNPFNPSTTIEFYTAKAEPVEIVIFNQRGQTVKTFSMQTSAKGNHSVQWNGTDDRGLSVSSGVYYFHLKSGSYSSTKKMVLMK, from the coding sequence ATGAAAACGATCATCTTGATCATAGCCACTATGCTGGCGATACTCTGCGCCAACGCGCAGACGCTGGTCTATTACTGGAACTTCAATACCGGCGCTCCCGGTACAGACCAGAACTGGACTCAACCCATCCAAGCCACAACCGGAAACGGCCAGATCAACTTTACTTTCACTGAGGCCTATTCTTTTACCGGCACGACCATCAACGGTGTGACCGGTGAATCCAACGGTGGTAGCTTTGCTCCCCGCGGAGGTCTGGATATGGTGAACAATGGTGCGTTCTTCACGATGAATGTGCCGACCACCGGTTTTGAGAACTTGGTGTTGACCTATCCAACCCGCAGGACTTCCACCGGATTTACTACACATGAGATCCAATATTCCACTGATGGATCCAACTTCGTCACAAGGCAAACGGTCGATATCTCCGGTTATGAGAACAACTGGGTCAGCACTCAGCTTGTTACGATGAGTTTTGCCGGTGTGCAGGGCTCGGACAACAACGCCAACTTCAAGATCCGCATCATCCTGACGGGGGCAAGCTCAGCGGTCGGAAACAACCGTTTTGACAACATCCAGATCGTTGCTTCCACACAGGGGGCCACGGCTCTGCCAGTATTCACCCCCCCCGCAGGTATCTATTCCGCACCCCAGAATGTGACGATTACCTGTCCTACTCCAGGAGCGGTGATATATTATACGACCAACGGTACGAATCCGACGCTCAGCTCGCCCCAATATACTGCGCCGATCCTTGTATCGACCACCACTACCATCAAAGCCATGGCCAAAGCTCCTCAGCTTGATCCCAGCCAGATCGTGACAGCGGTTTATTCATTTGCTCAGCCGATCAGCAATCTTTCCCAACTCAGAGCGCAGACCCCGGGGGATGGCACTATATTCCAGATCACCGGACAAGTGGTCCTGACCTTCAAACAAAACTTCAGAGGCCAGAAATATGTGCAGGACAACGGCGCTGGCGTGCTCATCGACGATCCATCGGGAATCATCACCACGACCTATGCCCTTTATGACGGTATCACCGGACTCACCGGAACGATCGCACGCTATAACAACATGCTGCAGTTCACCCCCGCGTCAAATCCCGGAGCTCCGGCTTCCACCGGCAATCCTGTCTATATCCCGATGGTCACGATCGCTCAAATCAATGCCAACATAGAAATGTATCAAGCCCGCCTGGTCAAGATCGACCATGTCCATTTTGTCGGAGCCAGCGGCGCCTTTGCCAATGGTCAGAACTATTATCTGGAAGATGCCAGTGGCACGATCGTGTTCAGAACTTCTTTCTATGATGTAGATTACATCGGTCAGAACATTCCCACTGGCAATTTCTCCGTTGTCGTCCTCGCGAACCAATTCAACCAAACCCCGCAGGTGACAGCCAGAATGCTCAGCGATTGGGGTGGCGTGGCAAACGACGATGAAGTCCTCACGCCCGCAAGCACCAGATTGATCGGCAACTATCCCAACCCCTTCAATCCCAGCACCACGATCGAATTCTATACCGCCAAAGCGGAACCTGTCGAGATCGTGATCTTCAATCAGAGGGGTCAAACTGTCAAGACCTTCTCGATGCAAACTTCAGCCAAGGGAAATCACAGCGTGCAGTGGAACGGAACCGACGATCGCGGTCTATCCGTGAGCAGTGGAGTATATTACTTCCATCTCAAATCCGGCTCCTACAGCAGCACGAAGAAAATGGTGCTAATGAAATAA
- a CDS encoding phosphatidate cytidylyltransferase, whose product MTELNKRVGVSLFFIPMLLAALFYGGVPLIAMFFLVTLLGGMEFITMLRNPGIRISWIWVIAYCGLYLAMIITRSMDIVLLWAVFFLAMLDGLVSWAKDKSLKRVFAIIFGAVYLGMIPAMIARIGLDYSGEKILFALIIMIWIVDSVAYFVGMRFGKHRNMTEVSPRKSLEGFLAGVFAPMVIVIILYYSGFALISLTKMFLIAFAAGIIGQLGDLAESMLKRFCDVKDSSKLIPGHGGILDRTDSILLAGSFLYCALSVM is encoded by the coding sequence ATGACAGAGCTAAACAAACGCGTGGGCGTATCGTTGTTTTTCATCCCAATGTTGCTCGCGGCGTTGTTTTATGGTGGAGTCCCGCTGATTGCGATGTTTTTTCTGGTCACCCTGTTGGGAGGGATGGAGTTTATCACTATGCTGCGCAATCCGGGGATCAGGATATCATGGATCTGGGTGATTGCCTACTGCGGGTTGTATCTTGCAATGATCATAACTCGATCGATGGATATCGTGCTTCTCTGGGCGGTGTTTTTCTTAGCTATGCTCGACGGGCTCGTTAGCTGGGCAAAGGACAAATCACTCAAGCGAGTTTTTGCCATCATCTTCGGCGCAGTCTATCTCGGCATGATCCCCGCGATGATCGCGAGAATAGGACTTGACTATTCTGGGGAGAAAATATTATTTGCTCTCATAATCATGATTTGGATCGTGGACAGCGTCGCCTACTTCGTTGGCATGCGTTTTGGCAAGCACCGAAACATGACGGAAGTGAGTCCCCGCAAATCGCTGGAAGGATTCCTCGCGGGAGTGTTTGCTCCGATGGTGATTGTGATTATATTATATTATAGCGGCTTTGCGCTGATTTCGCTGACGAAGATGTTTTTGATAGCTTTCGCGGCTGGGATCATCGGTCAGTTGGGAGATCTGGCGGAAAGTATGCTAAAACGCTTTTGCGATGTCAAAGACAGTTCGAAATTGATACCCGGTCACGGTGGAATCCTTGACCGGACTGATAGTATCCTGCTTGCGGGATCCTTTCTATATTGTGCACTATCAGTGATGTAA